A single genomic interval of Peribacillus sp. FSL H8-0477 harbors:
- the yutH gene encoding spore coat putative kinase YutH: MIEQTIFDQYGITVDREEKGNRYPAFRSGDAIYSIIPLEEVNEAELAERQQMSEHLALQGDRYVSRFILSKEGSYISVTEGQLFLLLENTSQEEGRSTQMGRKLAKFHHRARSISTPIKECSRVGEWKGLWEQRIDQLERMWNDKLVAHPNNSFEKQFIESFPYYMSLSENAIQYLVDTEIDDTPVMTDGGTVCYERFTNDIWSGKPCIKNPFDWVFDHGSRDIAEWTREQYFAKPLTHQPEITEFMNDYQALGTLSSFSARLLYSRLLFPIHYVETIEEYFSNPKESRANELEDKLNGYTDTAHYYEEFLKRFYEIAQVPARQLNIPSISWL; encoded by the coding sequence ATGATTGAGCAAACGATCTTTGATCAGTATGGTATTACTGTAGATAGGGAAGAGAAAGGAAACAGATACCCAGCCTTCCGTTCGGGCGATGCCATTTACAGCATCATCCCATTAGAAGAAGTGAACGAGGCGGAGTTAGCTGAAAGACAACAAATGTCTGAGCATTTAGCTCTTCAGGGAGATAGGTATGTCTCACGATTTATTCTTTCCAAAGAGGGGAGTTATATTTCCGTAACGGAAGGTCAATTATTTTTATTGCTGGAGAACACCTCTCAAGAAGAGGGGAGAAGCACACAAATGGGCAGGAAACTGGCCAAGTTTCATCACCGGGCACGTTCCATTTCGACACCGATTAAGGAGTGTTCTAGAGTGGGTGAGTGGAAAGGTCTTTGGGAGCAAAGAATTGACCAGCTGGAAAGAATGTGGAATGACAAGTTAGTTGCACATCCGAATAATTCGTTTGAGAAACAATTTATTGAAAGTTTTCCTTACTATATGTCCCTTTCAGAAAACGCAATCCAATATTTGGTAGATACTGAAATCGATGATACACCTGTTATGACGGATGGTGGAACCGTTTGCTATGAAAGGTTTACCAATGATATCTGGAGTGGAAAGCCTTGTATCAAGAACCCATTTGATTGGGTATTTGATCATGGAAGCCGAGATATAGCTGAGTGGACAAGGGAACAGTACTTTGCAAAACCACTTACCCATCAGCCGGAAATTACAGAATTTATGAATGATTACCAAGCACTCGGCACGCTATCAAGCTTTTCGGCACGCTTACTCTATTCACGGCTGCTCTTCCCTATTCATTATGTAGAAACCATTGAGGAGTATTTCTCGAACCCGAAAGAGTCTAGAGCAAATGAATTGGAAGATAAGCTGAATGGCTATACAGATACAGCTCATTATTATGAGGAATTTTTAAAGCGATTTTATGAAATTGCTCAAGTTCCCGCAAGGCAGTTAAACATCCCATCCATTAGTTGGCTGTAG
- a CDS encoding phosphatidylglycerophosphatase A family protein, with translation MTEKVNVSEQTAKRWLLERGVTIKDIAELVMFLQSSYHENLQLKDCIHNVERVLSKREVQNAILTGIQLDMLAEQNMLEQPLQAIIETDESLYGVDEVLAFSIVNVYGSIGFTNYGYVDKLKPGILKHLNDKSSGKVHTFLDDIVGAIAAAASSRLAHRDENAE, from the coding sequence ATGACAGAAAAAGTTAATGTATCTGAACAGACAGCAAAAAGATGGCTGCTGGAGCGTGGAGTAACGATAAAAGATATTGCAGAGCTCGTGATGTTTTTACAATCTAGTTACCATGAAAATTTACAGTTAAAAGATTGTATCCATAATGTCGAACGTGTCTTATCTAAAAGAGAAGTTCAAAATGCAATTTTAACCGGTATTCAATTGGATATGCTTGCTGAGCAAAACATGCTAGAGCAGCCTCTTCAAGCGATAATCGAAACAGACGAAAGTCTATATGGCGTCGATGAGGTTCTCGCTTTTTCAATCGTTAACGTCTATGGTTCAATTGGATTTACTAATTATGGATATGTCGATAAACTGAAGCCAGGAATCCTCAAACATCTCAATGATAAGAGCAGCGGGAAGGTTCACACTTTTCTAGATGATATTGTCGGTGCCATCGCTGCCGCCGCATCAAGCCGTCTTGCGCACCGAGATGAAAACGCAGAATAA
- a CDS encoding TIGR01457 family HAD-type hydrolase has translation MKHYKGYLIDLDGTIYRGTEKIEDAGAFIEGLVKRKIPYLFVTNNSSRTPEQVAEKLRAFGIEAKDEQVFTTSMATANFIAERKSNSTAYVVGEEGIIAALQAKGIHLTDEKPDFVVMGIDRGINYEKLTKACLAVRNGAFFISTNADIALPTERGFLPGNGSITSVVTVSTGVQPVFIGKPESIIVEQALKVLGISKDETIMVGDNYDTDILAGINAGMDTLLVHTGVTTKEHLTKYNVKPTHVLDSLDQWEF, from the coding sequence TTGAAACACTATAAAGGTTACCTTATTGATTTAGATGGAACAATCTATAGAGGAACAGAGAAAATTGAAGATGCTGGTGCTTTTATTGAGGGTCTGGTCAAACGGAAGATTCCCTATTTATTTGTTACGAATAACTCTTCAAGAACACCTGAGCAGGTTGCCGAAAAATTACGTGCATTTGGGATAGAAGCAAAGGATGAACAAGTTTTTACGACTAGTATGGCCACAGCTAATTTTATTGCAGAACGAAAAAGCAATTCGACTGCTTATGTAGTCGGGGAAGAAGGAATTATTGCCGCTCTTCAAGCAAAGGGGATTCACTTAACGGATGAAAAACCAGACTTTGTCGTTATGGGGATTGATCGTGGTATCAATTATGAAAAACTGACAAAAGCTTGTCTGGCTGTTCGAAATGGTGCATTTTTCATCTCAACAAATGCTGATATTGCTTTGCCGACAGAACGTGGTTTTCTGCCTGGAAACGGCTCAATCACTTCGGTGGTCACGGTCTCAACCGGCGTGCAGCCCGTGTTCATTGGTAAACCAGAATCAATAATTGTAGAACAGGCACTGAAAGTGTTAGGTATCAGCAAAGATGAAACGATTATGGTCGGTGATAATTACGACACGGACATCCTTGCAGGAATAAATGCTGGAATGGACACCTTACTTGTCCACACAGGCGTGACAACAAAAGAACATTTGACTAAATATAATGTTAAGCCAACACATGTACTTGATTCTCTTGATCAATGGGAATTTTAA
- a CDS encoding DUF86 domain-containing protein, which produces MYFVDRERIEMLLAFLEKQLASYREIKNWEERQSKLALERIIQTSIDAVLDTGNAMIDGFIMRDPGSFEDIIDILLDEKVITNEMAVQFKHLLPLRKKLIQDYLELDFTETSVVFEENLEAFVLYPRHIRTYLLNELGPVSAFKN; this is translated from the coding sequence ATGTATTTTGTGGATAGAGAAAGAATAGAAATGTTGTTAGCTTTTCTAGAAAAACAGCTTGCTTCCTATCGTGAAATTAAGAATTGGGAAGAACGTCAATCAAAACTTGCTTTAGAAAGAATCATACAAACATCCATTGATGCCGTACTAGATACGGGTAATGCAATGATTGATGGATTTATTATGCGGGACCCCGGTAGTTTTGAGGACATTATTGATATTTTACTCGATGAAAAGGTAATCACAAATGAAATGGCTGTCCAATTCAAACATTTACTGCCGCTTCGAAAAAAACTAATTCAGGATTATCTGGAATTAGATTTTACAGAAACGTCCGTTGTATTTGAAGAAAATTTGGAAGCGTTTGTATTATACCCTCGTCACATCAGAACCTATTTACTAAATGAATTAGGACCAGTATCTGCTTTTAAAAACTAA
- a CDS encoding DUF3055 domain-containing protein, whose protein sequence is METFDFLYNDLVDTKTRFASFVGREIRYDLAIVMTDRFYGKKLILDMQSNRFAIIGPDDLDEEGYLEHAFQISAEEAEELHLFLTEIV, encoded by the coding sequence ATGGAAACGTTTGATTTTTTATACAATGACCTCGTAGATACGAAAACACGTTTTGCCAGCTTTGTCGGAAGAGAAATCCGTTATGACTTAGCTATTGTAATGACTGATCGGTTTTATGGAAAAAAACTTATTCTTGATATGCAAAGCAACCGTTTTGCGATTATCGGTCCTGATGATTTAGATGAAGAAGGCTACCTTGAACATGCCTTTCAAATTTCTGCTGAAGAAGCAGAAGAACTGCACTTATTCTTAACTGAAATCGTTTAG
- a CDS encoding cytosolic protein, with product MTENYHDFLNVEKQRHSLIPEEFSEGSYGSSRGADSPVENKSSNWKEGQSFQSAFNYENKSLHENLPRKYPGAAVPEDLKKT from the coding sequence ATGACAGAGAATTATCATGATTTCCTCAATGTTGAAAAACAACGTCATTCCCTGATACCAGAAGAATTTTCAGAAGGTTCATACGGTTCTTCACGAGGAGCAGATTCACCAGTTGAAAACAAAAGCTCAAATTGGAAAGAAGGACAATCATTCCAAAGTGCTTTTAATTATGAAAACAAATCGCTGCATGAAAACCTGCCAAGAAAATACCCTGGTGCAGCTGTACCTGAAGATCTTAAAAAAACATAA